In the Sphingobacterium sp. PCS056 genome, TAATGGTATTATTGAGCTTGTGCTGTCTCACACGCATAAGTACGGCGCAAATTCAGAACCAAGGTGCCTATCCTGACCGTATGGTCCTGACTTGGTCCGATAATCCTGCTACGACACAATCCGTGACCTGGAGGATAAATAGCAGTTCCAATAAAATCATAGGACAGGTGGTTGAGGAGCAAAGCGGACCCGATCTGGAGCAGAGCGCACAAACAGTGACAGGGATCAAGAGTCAGTTAAAAATAGAGGGCAGTAGCCAACTAGATAGCTATGGACAAGTTACGTTTGCGCGATTGAAAGCGGGGACAGTATATGCTTATCGTGTAGGCGATGGGGAGAATTGGAGTGCGTGGAATCAGTTTCGTACGGCAGATCTAAAGGGTGGTTTTTCATTTATTTACCTGGGCGATGCACAGAATGATTTACGTTCGAAATGGTCCCGTTCCATTCGTAAAGCTTTTCAACAGGAGCCTAATGCACGTTTTATTGTTCATGCTGGCGATCTGATAAACCGTTCCAATAACGATAGCGAATGGGGTGAATGGCATGAAGGAGCAGGATTTATCCATCAGATGATACCTGCTGTACCCACACCGGGCAATCATGAATACCGCAGGGACTCTTTGGGGCAGCTGGTCTTAGATCCGCACTGGAAAATGCAATTTCATCTTCCTAAAAATGGACCTGCGGATATGCAGGATGCGGTGTATTACCTAGATTATCAAGATGTGCGCATGATCTCATTAAATTCACAATTAATCATGTTGGATTCTATTGCTGCTCAAAAACAAGAACAATGGTTAGCGGATGTTCTGGCATCCTCAAAAGCTAAATGGAATATTGTTGTGATGCATCATCCGGTTTATTCAACAGCAAAGAATAGAGATAACACGATTCTTCGTGAACGTTTTAGACCTATTTTCGAAAAGTATGGCGTCGATCTGGTTTTGCAGGGACATGATCATACCTATGCAAGAGGAACAGCTGGTCAAGTTCGTCCGGTATATCTCCTTTCAGTAGCAGGACCAAAGATGTATGGTTCTGATTCGGAACGTTGGATGGAAGTGTCAGGTGCGCAGACACAGCTCTACCAAGTTATTCGGGTGACTGACGAAAAGCTTTATTTTTCAAGTTATAAACTCAATGGGCAGCTGTTTGACTCATTTGAATTATCTAAGAAATAAAATGGAACATGCTATTCGTATATTTTTGATCGCATCATGTTTGTTGTTTTCAATGGTCTATGCACAGTCTGTGCGATTGTTAGCAGAGTTGGGCAAAAAGGACATCCATATTGCGGCACATCGAGGGGTGCATACACAGTATCCTGAAAATTCTATTCCAGCGATATTGGAGGCTATATCTTTAGGGGTTTCTATCGTTGAGATTGATGTCAGAAGTACAAAAGACGGCGTGCTACTCGTGATGCATGATGCAACAGTGGATCGTACCACTACAGGGAAAGGAACGGTCAGTAATCTAACTTATGCTGATATTCAGAAGCTTTATTTGCGCGAGACACCTCATGGTTCTGCTTCTCCATATCAGGTGCCTACTTTGCAGGAAGTACTTCGTATCTGTAAGGGTAAAATTATCGTCGATATCGATTTTAAGGAAGAGAATAAAAAATATATAGCAAACGCTTTTGACCTGATTGCTGCAGAAAATATGGTTGACGAAGTCTTGTTTTTTCTCTATGATCACCAAGATATGAAACACGTTTATTCGCTTCATCCTACGATCACCCTTTTTCCACGAGCAAGAAATAGGAAAGATTTGAATGCCATACTGAAGTCAAAGTTGACCTCTGTGGTGCATATCGATGCATCTTTCGAAAACGTTGAACACTTGAAAAAGCTTAAAGATCAGGGTGTCATCTTATGGATGAATAGTTTGGGTGATATCGATAAGCAAGCGCTTAGGCAGGGTAATCGTGTTTACGAACTGTTTCTAAAGGAGTATCCTTATATTAAGATTATTCAGACGGACTATCCAGCGCTATGGACCAAGATGTTAGGGAGTGAAAATAAATAAATGGAGCAATTATAAACACCAAGTGTCTTCTGTCATATGATAGAAGACACTTGGTGTTTTAAAAGCCTGTTTGAGGCTCTATGCTTTATTTGTGAAAAAATAATGTCATTATAGTGCCGTTGATAGGGTATAACTTTTCCATTGCTCTACATCATTGGTGAGAATATCTATCTTTTTATAAACAATATCATACGCATCGCTTCCCAAAAACAAATGTACGGGTGGATTTTCTGATTTGCTTATGGCGATTAATGCATCGGCTGCTTTATCAGGATCATTGGGCTGATGGCCATCAATATCGTTCAAGTGTGCTTGTTCAGATTGACGGGCGGCTTCGTATGCTGCTATCGTATGCTGCGGAGTCTGGACAGATCCTTTAGCTAGAAAATCGGTGCGAAAATATCCTGGATATACGACCGTTGCCTTTATTCCAAATCCTTTTACTTCTTCAGCTAGACTTTCTGTTAAACCCGCAACAGCAAATTTAGTGGCACAATAAATTCCCCAACCTGCAAATCCCCCCGAAAAACCACCTATCGAAGCAATATTAAAAATATGTCCCGATTTATGTTGGCGTAAATAAGGCATCGCGTTTCTAATGATATTTAAGGAGCCGAAGACATTGATGTCAAAACTGCTTCTCGCTTCTTCGTCCGTTAATTCTTCTAAAGTGCCTATTTGTCCAAAACCTGCATTGTTAACGATAACATCTAGCTTTCCAAAATGAGTCATACTCGTTGCAACTGCATTTTTTACATCCTCGTTGTCGGATAAGTTTACTTCTATTGGTAAAAATAAATCCGATACATCACCAAGCTCTTGGATCAAAGCGTGTTTATTCCGAGAGGTGGCAATTACCCTAAATCCTTCTTTTAATAATTTTTTCACTAGTGATAAGCCCAAACCTTTTGAAGCTCCTGTGACTAACCATACTTTTTTTGTATTCATCGTTTTGATTTTTATGATAATACAAATGTAAAATGATGCTCAAGAGTAGGATAACGAAAAGCTAACAATAACTTACGAAATTCTAACATTTCTAAATTTCGTGGGATTAATTTCTAAATGTTTTTTGAAGAAATTATTGAAATGCGTCACTTCGGTAAAGCCTAATGCAAAAGCAATTTCAGATACATTCCAATCGGTTTGGACTAAAAGAACTTTGGCTTCTTGTAGCAAGCGTTCGGCAATGATTTGGGTGGGAGTTTTATGGGTGATTTCTTTGACTGCTCTGCTCAAATGGTTGACATGCACTGCAAGTTGACCAGCAAAATCAGATGCAGAACGAAAATGTACCCTTTGTCTGGTATCTTCAATAGGAAATTGTCTTTCTAGTAATTCCAGAAACAAAATAGCGATACGATGTGAAGCATTGATTTCCTGTTTTTCGATCTTTTTTGCGGGCTGCATTTTTAAGGTTTGATGCAGAATTTCAAACACCAAATTTCGCAATGCGTCGTATTTATGTACATACTCCGAATCAATTTCTTCGAACATAGTCAAGTAGATATGCTTTATCTTTTCGGTTTGTTCGTCGCTAAGTTCAAAAATTGGAGTTCCATTAGGCTGGAAGACTTCATAATTTCTTAAGTTTCCGAAATGATGAAAAAATGAAGGCGTAAACACACAGAAAAAACCGGACTGCTCGTCATCAATTGATTCCCAATTATAGGGGATCTGAGGGTTGGCAAATAAAAGTGCTTGCTTTTTTATCTCGATTTCCTTATCGGCATAATAAATTTTGTTTTTGCCAATAATTAAGCTGATTTTATAATAGTCTTTCCTACTGTATGGTACCGGTTTGGCATGGCTACCTACAAAATCATCTAATCTAAATACATTAAAATGGCCAATCTCTTTCCGGATATTATCAGGCACCCAATTGAGCTTGGTCTTATAAAAATCTTCGATTGATTGTGTCTTTTCCATTTTTCAAAGTTACAAAAAACAAACAAATGAAAGCGTGCTCGTTTTTCTATAATAGTCTTTAATCCAGACTTCATCGTATCTATTTGAAAAATTTTGATAGATACAATTGGTATAAATACGTTAGCTATTGATGTCCTAGCAGCATTTTTAGCGATCATGAAAAGGGGTGCAATGGATGATGAGTTTAACAAGATCAAGAAAAATTTAGCTTAGCAACACTATGTATCACCAAATTGGATATTATTGCAACTGTTGAAGAGATGGGTCAATATGGAAAAATAGGAGTCTGGTTCTAAAAGGCGTGAGAGTGGTTTTTATGTAAAATAATCTATAATTTTTAATTAAGGTATGGAAAAAAAGGAGATACAAAATCTGTATCTCCTTGTATTACTAGATTGTTTTATTGCTCCTGTTTACGGTGTATCGATAGAAAGGATGGTGCTATAAATAACGTTTCCTTGGTGGTCGATGCACTGCACCTGTAATCGATCCTGATTTAGGGAGAAGTACATAAACCCATAAATAGAGGCCTCAAAGCGACTATAACTTAAACCCTTTTTAACGGGAGTCACTTCAGAACCGCTTCCTGAAATAAACTGATGAAAACAATTGTTATCCATCTTTAAATGCTGCATAGAATGTTCGTGTCCAGACAGGTATAATGGAATCCGATGTTTGGTTAACAAGGGTTGCAAGACCTTCCTGACGGCTAATGTATCATAGTTCTCCGTGCGTGGACCTGCCGTATATAGCGGATGATGCCCCACTACAATCTTCCATTTTGCTTTAGAAGATTGAAGGAGCTCATCTAGCCAAGCGATTTGTTTTTCAGGTTGTTGACCCGTCACATGGGGCCCATATTCGCTATTCTGATAGAATTCGGGTATCAATGGATTGGTGTCTATAAAAGCGAAAAGCACCTCGACGTCATCCTTGATCTTAAATGTTTTGCTATAATAACGTGCTGGCATCTTCCACCTCCGGCTAATGCTGCTGTAGCGTATCTGGGCATCTGGATCTGACTTGTAATCATGATTTCCCAAGATCGGATACCAATCCCATTGTAAAGAGAAATCGGTATAGACATTTTCAAATGAATAATGCCATAGCGGATCGTGTTCGCTGGCAACACCTGAAGGATAAAAATTATCACCTGTCGAGATGATAAAATCATTGGGATGTTCGCTGGCCCATTTGCCCATTTGCTGTGCCACCTGGATCTGATGATCAGCACCATTGCGTCCCCAATCGCCAACAGCTAAAAAATGCAGATCATACTCGTCTCTTAGCAAAGCGCGGCTATCGATATCTGCGCTTTCTATTCTTGTTGTTGATCCAGCAACTATAGGACCTAAAGGTAAAGCAGAAAGTCTACTGACCATAGCAGTACTCAAGGTACTGATGACAAATGCTCTTCTTTTCATGTTCAACTGTGATTAGTACCCGTTATTCTGTTTCCATTTTGTATTCACTTCCATCACAGGTCTTGGGATAGGAAATATACGGCGGAAGCGTTCTGAATATCCTGCGCTGTATAAAGATTTGAATCCCCAGTCTTCCTCAAATTTGCCAAAACGGATCAAATCATTTCTGCGCCAAGATTCATCAGAAAATTCCCTTGCTCGCTCGTCCAGTATATCGGTTAAAGTAGGTGGAGCAGTTAATGCAGGAGCATGGACATAGGCACGTATTTGATTCATGAGCGACATGGGTGTTTCCCCATTAGTAGGTGCTGCACCCCGCAAGATCGCTTCGGCTTTCATCAATAAAATATCGGCATATCGGAAGATCGGCACATCGTTACTTTGGTTTCTATTATTTGCAGCCGTGACGTTTACATCCATGTAAAATTTAACCGACCGGTAGCCCATTGATCGCCCTTTTTGATCATTACCTGCATTGAGTGTCGGACCCCCATCTGGGCGAAGTTTGATTTCTTTGGTCGTTTCCATATGCCAGTCAAAAGTGACATTAGCATCGCTTCCGGCATAGTCTTGATCGATCCCTTTTTTAGAAGTTTTGATTAAAAATGGACGTGTTAAATCTGGAGTATAGTCAGACCAATAATATTGAAGTCCACCCATGTAAGCCGCATTTCTGTCATCACCCGTCAGGTTGAATTTGGCTAGAAAAGTAGGTAATACGCGAAATGTGCCGCCTACGCTTTGTGGTAGTTTGGCAAATTGATTTTGTCCGCTGCGGTGTATCCAAAAGCGTGCATAATTCATTCCTTGCTGTTTCTCTCGATCGAAAGGCATAGCAAATATGAAATCTTTGATCTGCGGTCCATTGTCGGGACGGAATTTTTCCATGAACTTGTGGCTGCTGAGGTTAAATTGACCAGACCCAATAATGTCATCGCACATCGCTACTACTTGTGCTAGTTTTTCATTGGGCATGCTTGCGGTGTAGTTTGCGACATCACTCGAAGTATATACGGCCCAATTGAGGTATAATTTGGCTAACAAAGCATCTGCCATGTAACGTGTTGCTTTACCATATGTGGAGGCAGAAACTTCTTTGGGCAAACGATCTCGAACAGCTAATAATTCGGTGGAGATGAAGTTGGCAATTTCAGATCGTGAGGAGCGATCTGGAATTTGATCAACCTTGCCGGTGATCAGTGGTGCTCCTCCAAAATTGTCCATCAATATAAAGTAAAAGTAAGCTCTCATGGCGCGCATTGGTGCGGCTTTATCACTTTCATTATCCCCAAAAATAGCCAGTACATTGTTGGAAAGATTGATACCGGACATAGCTGCATTCCACATCGTTGGCAGGATGGCATTATCAGGAGTCCAATTATGGACGTGGAGTTCGCGGAATCGACCACCATCATACCAATCGGTACCCAAAGAAAGGCTTACGGCTTCGTCAGAGGATAGGGTTTGCGCCATCCAGTGATTGTTGCCTAATGCAGCTCGATATGCAGCATAAACATCTGCTGATATGGCTTCTGCTGCTCTATCACTAGTTGGAAATTCGGTATACTGTGATTTGATGTCTACATCTAAATCGGTACAGGCAACTAAAGTTGCCGCAAATGCAGATAGGGTAAAAAGACGTAAATATGGTTTTGATTTCATGATAAAATATGCTGATTATAAGTTAAAGTTTACACCTAACAGGATGGTTCGGGTGCGTGGATAGGTCTGCCTGTTATCAATACCAGGGGTGAGGCCACCAAGATCCACTTCAGGATCTACCCCCTTATAGTTGGTGAGGACAAATACATTGTTCATGGTAGCATAAAGCTTGATGTTTTTCAATTGGCCACCGATATTTCGAATGTTGTAGGACAGTCCGAGGTTGGCTAAGCGTAGGTAATTGCCATTTTCCAGATAACGGTCTGATAAATAGTGTGCATTGATATCGGTTGCTTTTTCCGTCTCGATCACACTGGCTAGGAGGTTTTTCTGACCGGCATTGCCCACAACATTGGAATGGCGTGCTCGTGTCGCATTCATGACCTTGTGACCAAATACTCCTTGAAACATACCGGTTAAAGCAAAGTTTTTGTAGGTTAACGTATTGTTCCATCCTAAAGTTAGCTTTGGTTGCGCACTTCCGGTGATGGTGCGATCTTTATTGGTTGGCGTGATGGTGGTTTCACCTGTCCTTTGTTTGGTTTGTGCATCGCGTACATAGAAGGTTGATATACCTGCATCATTATAACCAGCCCATTCCCACGTGTAGAACTGACCAATTGGGGCACCCTCTTGAAGCCGTTGCTGAAAAGCATTACTTTGACCGGCTCCACCTAAGTCTGCTAAATCTACATAGTCAGTCGAAAATTCTTGGTTGGTAATACGGGTTACTATATTTTTATTATGGGATGCCACGATGCCTGTGTTCCAATTGAAATGTGTTGATTTTACCGGAATAGCATGGAGGGAGAGCTCGATTCCTTTATTATTGATTTCACCGACATTGGCTGTTAATGATCGATACAAATACTTGGTCGTGGAAACGGCATAATCATAAATGAGGTCCGTGGTGTTTTTATCGTAAAATTCTAATGTACCACTTAATCTATTATGGAGAAATGCGAAATCTAGACCTAGATTGAGCATCCCAGTGCGTTCCCATCGTAAATCTGGGTTTGAATTACGAAGCGCTGCGAGCGTCCGAAGATCGTTGCCGAAAGCATCGGTGTAGAAACTTGATGTGGCGCCGTAGACTTGTCTTGCGGTAAATACATCGAAGCCCAAAGAATTGCCGCTGACGCCATAACCAGCACGCAATTTAAGATCATCGAAGAAATTCATATCACGAATAAAGGATTCTTCGGATAGTCTCCATGCTCCCGAAATGGAGGGGAAAGTCGCCCATCTGTTGTTGGCTCCAAATGCCGAAGATCCATCTCGTCTTACTGTAGCTTGAAAAAGGTACTTATTGTCATAAGCATAATTTACTCTTCCATATACAGAGATCATACGTAATGTCGAAAGGTAATAGTTACCAAACCCCAAGATATCCACAACATTGGCCATACCTGGATTATAATAGCTTAATCCATCATCGTAATAGTCCGAAGTCGTCAACTGAAACCCATCATTATTATTGTTTTCTTCCCAGGAATAACCGGCTAACGCTGAAAACTTGTGTACATCTCCAAATGTGCGATCAAAGCTCAGGTTCATCTCCATGATCTTGCGTTCATCTTCTACTGCAGCGCGGATAGATTTTCCATTTTGATTACGTGCTGCCATGGATAAACTAGAATAGTATTGCGCATTGTTATACTGACGGTTCTGTAAGGAGAGGTCAATGTTATAGGTCAGGCTGGGCAATATTTTATAACCGACTTTGGCATGCGCTTGTATCATTTTGCTTTTGGTATAGTTCGTATTCTCTTCTATCAATGACACGGGATTAACATATTGAGAACGATCTGTTTTTTCAAACCAAGCACCAGATTCTGTCCGGACCGGAGATACGGGTAAATAATAATACATGGCATCGTATACACTTAAGCCATCGCCAAGCGCTAGGACATCATTTTGTTTGGTGATACTGGTATTGATATTGAAAGAAGCAGTCAGGCGATTGTCCAGTGCTTTGGTTTGTACAAATCCACGCGCGATCTGGCGGCCTAAATCTGTTCCTTTGATCACACCATTGTTTTTAAAGCTATTGAGGCTGGCACTATATTGCGTTGTCTCTGTACCACCGATAAGGGATACATTGTGATTATTGGATATGCCCGTACGTGCTACCTCGCGTTGCCAATCGGTATTTTCAGCGAGGTCATCTGTAGGTTCCATCGAAAATTTGTTGTCAGCAATATACTGTCTATACTGCGCTCCGGTCATCATCTCATACCGTTTAGCGATTTTGTCTATTGCCAAATATCCGTTGTAACTGATACTTGCCTGTCCAGCTTTACCGCGTTTGGTCGTCACGATAATTACACCATTGGCGGCTTTGGATCCATATATAGCCGTTGCCGATGCATCGCGCAAGACATCGATCGACTGGATGTCGTCTGGTGCCACAAGCGCAAGTGATGCCCCAGGCACTCCATCGATCACATAATACGGTTCCATTGCTTCTCCACTTCTTAAGGTCGAAGCGCCACGCAAACTGACCGAAGGTGCGGCATTGGGATTACTATTGTTGGTAGATATGGTCAATCCCGGTACTTTACCCTGAAGCATCTGAGCAGGAGAGGTCATGACACCAACATTCATATCTTCTGCTTTGACGGTCGTAATGGAACTGGTAAGATCTTTTCGGGCGATACGGCCATATCCGATAACCACCTCATCCAATGTCGTTGCTGTGGGGGTAAGCTTGACACTTAATGCCAATGGTTTTCCAGGTTGGACACGGTAACCGGATAGGGTATCTGATCGAAAACCTACCGAAGAAAATATAAATTGATAGGGACCACCTTCGGGCAGATTGCGAAAAGAGAAAAGTCCTTTTTCGGAAGAACTTGTCGTGAAAGCTTTACCCGATTCCCGATGAAGGGCTTTAATGCTGACTCCAGATAAAAACTTGCCATTTTCATCTTGTGTTGCTCCCTTTACTTGTTCCTGCTGTGCTTGTACTTGGGTAAACCCTGCAGTAAACAGTGCAAAGAATAACATGCTTTTTCTGAATTGGTTCTGTTTGTTAAACATGATTTTATTAGTAATTGATTTATGGATTGATAAGCTGATCGGTTATGGATTCTTTTTGACGATAGATGGTATAAGAACCATCCGGTTCTTGCACATAACGCAGGTCATTGATGAGACAGATCACTGTCAGTACTTCTTGCAGTGTTTCGTGCTGTGGATCGATACTGCCTGTATATTGGATGTTAGCTACGTCTTGCTCACCTATTTCTATTGAAGCGTTATAGGTCGTATTGAGGGTAACAAAAACCTCAGACAATGGAATATTGTTGAGTTGAAGTAAAGTAGGGCTTGTCTTATTCTGGTCAGGAGTACTGATCGCTGTTACTGCTTGTTTAATAACACCCGCATGATGCGCTATGATATGCATCTTCGTATTAAAATATAGCGATTCTCCGCTGTTTTTTAGGAATACATTTTCAAATGCAGGGTGCTGAGCGGTTGAAGCAACGACAACTCTTCCGGTATGGAGTGTCACAGATATATGTTTTGCTTGTTTGCGTGTATCAATAGTAAAAGAGGTGCCCAGAGCAGTTGTTTTTGTTCCGCTAGCGTATACGCTAAAGGGACGTGAGGCATCTTTTGCAACTGAAAAATAGGCTTTCCCATCTAAGTAGATGATGCGGTTCTGGTTGCTGAAATGTTTTGGATAACGGATTGTACTTTGCGCAAATAATCTAACTTTAGAGCGGTCAGGCAAAGTATGTGTCTGGATGGATGTCTGGTTGTTGATTAATGAAATCCAGATCGTATCCTCTTTAATACTTGTTTTTTTTTGTTGCTCGACTAGATTAGGACTGTTGATATAAGTAGCTGGTTTTATCCAAAACCAAATACCTAATGATAACAATACGATGACCGAAGCAGCGGCATAATAGGTAACCCGTTTGAGATCAATTTTGCTATTGGAATGCTGTTCTAGAGGTTTACTTTCCTTGTTGATTCTGTCACGGATGTACTGTGCCATTTTAGTTGAGGGAGTGATCTGAGTAGGATCTCCTTCATGGGACTGCCATTCTTGATCAGGAAATATATCTTCAATGATGGATGGATCTTTCCATAAATATTTTCGGATAAATTGCTTTTCCACACTTTTCTGCTGATTGCCTGTTTTCTTTTTTCTGAACCTCATAATAGCATTACGTGGTTCGACAGGCTATCCCTAGCGACTTAACAATTATTTAATCTAGGATGGATGGAATACGGAAGTATTTGTAATTTTATTTATCTTATTATGAATAAGTTAATGGTTGCGAAATGGAGTGTCTAATTTGTGTAAGATACCTATATGTCACCTAGAGCATAATCGAATATATATGCTGTTTGAGTTGCATAAGCGCTTTGCCAATATGGTGTTCGACCGTTTTTGGGGAAATGGAGTAGAGCTGAGCAATTTCTTTATGCGTGAGTCCTTGTTTACGACTCAATTCAAAAACAATACGACGCATTTTGGGCATATTTTCGATGTCCTGCTCCATGATCTGCAAGATATCTTTACTTTCGATAGCAGTTATCAAACTGTCGGTGAATGGGGTATTTGCCGATTCGCCTTCATACTTAAAACGGTTAGACTCTTTTCGGAGCAAATCGATCATCACTTGTCTAGCCATTCCAAAAATTTGGATATGAATGCCCAGTTGTTCGTTCAATTGGTTTCGTTGCTTCCATAATTTGATGAACGTAAGTTGTGTTACTTCCTCAGCAATGTATTCGGAACGGGTTTTTAGTAGAATAAAGCTATAAATTTGGGTATGATATTGGTCATAGACCTGAGTGAAAATTTGATGGTTATCTTCTTTTATTGCTTTAATATGTTCCATACCTGAGCAAAGGTAAATTGTCCTTGCGGCATATTTATTAAGCGAATATTATGATTTTGTAAAGAATCTATCCATTTAAATTTTGATCAGGATACTCATCCATCCTGATGTATGGTATACTTTGCCATTGATCAGGATGGATGAGTGAGACTGTTTTAAGTCATTAATACCTAACTTGTAAGACTATTTCTCCTAGATCGGCTAAATCTTCTTGTGTTGTGAAGACCACACGACCTTTTTTTGACAATACTTCCCAAGCGATATTACTCACAATATCATCAACTGCATTTTCGTGGTTTGTATCTTCTACTAGATCAAAAGTTCTTTCGTCTAGCATGACCACTGGTTGCGCAAAATCATTATGAACGATCAGAAGCTCTCCGCGACCATCTAATGCCGCTTGATAGATTTCTTGTAAGTCGGTCAGTACTTTACCTGTCCCAACAGCTTCTTTCATCTGACTGATGGCTTGTGTGCGTTCTTGCTGTTGTAGGGATTCAATAATCTTCCAAGATTGTTTGACGATTTCATGAGGAGCTACATGATTATAATTGATTGCGGCATGACCAATATAAGCAGCTGGTATATCGGCTACCTGTTGTAGTTTGCTGTAATTATCTTCTGTAGCAATCACGATGCAGGGCAATCCAGTTTCGTGGTGCACTTTTACGAATGCTTTATCGACATGATTTAGATACTCGCGCACCATGTTGTCCACTTTCCGGGCATTGCTGCCCTGGTCTGCATTTTCAACTTGAAGTGTATTTTCAGCAAAAGGAAAGTCATCATTAGTGATTTCACCGATTATGCTATCATTGACGGCCTCATAAATATGTACACCACTCTGAGACAGTAACATCAATACATAATTGGTACTTCTATTGTTGGATTTGATGAGTGAGCGTACAGCAAATCTTTCGGCGATATGGACACCTTGGTGGCTGGTCTGCCATGCGGATTTTATAATTTCTTCGGTATCATTGGATAGAAAAATATGTAAACTGTCCAAGCTATAATTGAGATCAATTTTAGCACTTATAGTCTGTATTTTTTCTAATAGTGGTGCGATCGTTTTTTTATCAAACTCTGAAGTCAATCGATCCTCGGCTTCTTTAAGTAAATTTTTCAATGAAACTGCATCTGTCAGGTTGTCGGGATGCGTACGATGTGTATTCAGTGATATGGTTACACAAGGAATACTTTTTACATTGGCGATTTTCTGTAATTGTTCTTTTAATATCATAACTTTTACATTTTATTAATCAGAAATTTAATTTAAAACTGATATTTGTTGTGTGTTTTGTTAATATAGTTAAAAAACACTTCATACCCAAGAAAGTTTGGGTATTTAACTTTATCTTAACAGGGAAAAGATCTTGTTGCTGAATGTGTAGATGAGCAACGATAAGGTGTATTTATGGGAGCAGAGTTAAGGTAGTTGCAAATTAACCAGAGATACCAGTAGTATGTTAGGAACGACAGGGATATGAGGGCATGATGGCTAATATTTTTAATGATGTGGATCTTCATTCAGGTGCATATCTTTAAGGTACTGATTTTGAAAATAAATTAATAGCCCTGTAAAGATTATTTAATTGCGGTTTTAAAATAGGCTGATCTTGTATGATAGGGCAGCGTTCCCAAACTTGACCTGGTACAGTTTTATTATTTTTTTGTTTTTGTTAAATAAAATACGGTTCTTTATATATTAAATGTCATTGAGACATATAAATTGAACTGATGCACTGACCTCTGTGCGTTCGTTCGAAGACCAAAAATAAACGAACAAACTGCAAACGATTATGAATAACACATCAAGAAGAAAGTTTATTAAAAATTCAACAGCCGTTGTTACAATGGCTG is a window encoding:
- a CDS encoding purple acid phosphatase family protein, with protein sequence MNIKNVMVLLSLCCLTRISTAQIQNQGAYPDRMVLTWSDNPATTQSVTWRINSSSNKIIGQVVEEQSGPDLEQSAQTVTGIKSQLKIEGSSQLDSYGQVTFARLKAGTVYAYRVGDGENWSAWNQFRTADLKGGFSFIYLGDAQNDLRSKWSRSIRKAFQQEPNARFIVHAGDLINRSNNDSEWGEWHEGAGFIHQMIPAVPTPGNHEYRRDSLGQLVLDPHWKMQFHLPKNGPADMQDAVYYLDYQDVRMISLNSQLIMLDSIAAQKQEQWLADVLASSKAKWNIVVMHHPVYSTAKNRDNTILRERFRPIFEKYGVDLVLQGHDHTYARGTAGQVRPVYLLSVAGPKMYGSDSERWMEVSGAQTQLYQVIRVTDEKLYFSSYKLNGQLFDSFELSKK
- a CDS encoding glycerophosphodiester phosphodiesterase family protein → MEHAIRIFLIASCLLFSMVYAQSVRLLAELGKKDIHIAAHRGVHTQYPENSIPAILEAISLGVSIVEIDVRSTKDGVLLVMHDATVDRTTTGKGTVSNLTYADIQKLYLRETPHGSASPYQVPTLQEVLRICKGKIIVDIDFKEENKKYIANAFDLIAAENMVDEVLFFLYDHQDMKHVYSLHPTITLFPRARNRKDLNAILKSKLTSVVHIDASFENVEHLKKLKDQGVILWMNSLGDIDKQALRQGNRVYELFLKEYPYIKIIQTDYPALWTKMLGSENK
- a CDS encoding SDR family NAD(P)-dependent oxidoreductase, with amino-acid sequence MNTKKVWLVTGASKGLGLSLVKKLLKEGFRVIATSRNKHALIQELGDVSDLFLPIEVNLSDNEDVKNAVATSMTHFGKLDVIVNNAGFGQIGTLEELTDEEARSSFDINVFGSLNIIRNAMPYLRQHKSGHIFNIASIGGFSGGFAGWGIYCATKFAVAGLTESLAEEVKGFGIKATVVYPGYFRTDFLAKGSVQTPQHTIAAYEAARQSEQAHLNDIDGHQPNDPDKAADALIAISKSENPPVHLFLGSDAYDIVYKKIDILTNDVEQWKSYTLSTAL
- a CDS encoding helix-turn-helix domain-containing protein, which codes for MEKTQSIEDFYKTKLNWVPDNIRKEIGHFNVFRLDDFVGSHAKPVPYSRKDYYKISLIIGKNKIYYADKEIEIKKQALLFANPQIPYNWESIDDEQSGFFCVFTPSFFHHFGNLRNYEVFQPNGTPIFELSDEQTEKIKHIYLTMFEEIDSEYVHKYDALRNLVFEILHQTLKMQPAKKIEKQEINASHRIAILFLELLERQFPIEDTRQRVHFRSASDFAGQLAVHVNHLSRAVKEITHKTPTQIIAERLLQEAKVLLVQTDWNVSEIAFALGFTEVTHFNNFFKKHLEINPTKFRNVRIS
- a CDS encoding purple acid phosphatase family protein, which translates into the protein MKRRAFVISTLSTAMVSRLSALPLGPIVAGSTTRIESADIDSRALLRDEYDLHFLAVGDWGRNGADHQIQVAQQMGKWASEHPNDFIISTGDNFYPSGVASEHDPLWHYSFENVYTDFSLQWDWYPILGNHDYKSDPDAQIRYSSISRRWKMPARYYSKTFKIKDDVEVLFAFIDTNPLIPEFYQNSEYGPHVTGQQPEKQIAWLDELLQSSKAKWKIVVGHHPLYTAGPRTENYDTLAVRKVLQPLLTKHRIPLYLSGHEHSMQHLKMDNNCFHQFISGSGSEVTPVKKGLSYSRFEASIYGFMYFSLNQDRLQVQCIDHQGNVIYSTILSIDTP